The proteins below are encoded in one region of Bacillus vallismortis:
- a CDS encoding uracil-DNA glycosylase, which yields MKQMLEDSWWDQLKEEFEKPYYQELRDMLKREYAEQTVYPDSGDIFNALHYTPYDDVKVVILGQDPYHGPGQAQGLSFSVKPGVKQPPSLRNIFLELQEDIGCSIPNHGSLVSWAKQGVLLLNTVLTVRRGQANSHKGKGWERLTDRVIDVLNERERPVVFMLWGRHAQMKKERIDTSKHVIIESTHPSPFSARNGFFGSRPFSRANACLEKMGEAPIDWCIKDL from the coding sequence TTGAAACAGATGTTAGAAGACAGCTGGTGGGATCAGCTGAAGGAAGAGTTTGAGAAACCGTATTATCAAGAGCTCAGAGACATGCTGAAGCGGGAATACGCGGAGCAAACAGTTTATCCGGACAGCGGGGATATTTTTAATGCGTTGCATTATACGCCATATGATGATGTCAAGGTGGTCATTCTCGGCCAAGATCCGTATCACGGGCCAGGACAGGCTCAAGGTTTAAGCTTCTCCGTAAAGCCGGGTGTGAAGCAGCCGCCTTCATTAAGAAATATCTTTCTTGAGCTGCAGGAGGACATCGGATGCAGCATTCCAAATCACGGGTCGCTCGTCAGCTGGGCAAAGCAAGGGGTTCTCTTGCTGAATACTGTGCTGACCGTCAGGCGCGGACAGGCGAATTCCCATAAAGGAAAAGGCTGGGAGCGTCTGACTGACCGGGTGATTGATGTACTGAATGAAAGAGAGCGCCCGGTTGTCTTTATGTTGTGGGGCCGGCATGCCCAAATGAAAAAAGAACGGATCGACACGTCCAAGCATGTTATCATTGAATCGACGCATCCGAGCCCGTTTTCGGCAAGAAACGGATTTTTCGGAAGCAGGCCGTTTTCTCGGGCGAATGCGTGCTTGGAGAAAATGGGAGAGGCTCCGATTGATTGGTGTATAAAGGACTTATAA
- a CDS encoding aldehyde dehydrogenase, translating into MNSIPSIVSKQKAYFAAGHTRPLESRLDMLQKLKQAIKTHEADLIAALYQDLHKNEQEAYTTEIGIVLKEISFVMKRLRKWAKPKRVKTPLTHLGSKSIIIPESYGTVLVIAPWNYPLQLALSPLIGAIAAGNTAVLKPSEYTPAVSAVLSNLISSVFPCDYVAMAEGGPDVSTALLQQPFDHIFFTGSVAVGKIVMEAASKQLIPVTLELGGKSPCIVHKDADIQLAAKRIVFGKFTNAGQTCIAPDYVVVHEDIKTKLTEEMKRVISEFFGTQPEQNPQYGKIVSERHYQRLLDFLNDGVPLTGGQSDPVNHKIAPTILDQVKDDSPVMQEEIFGPILPLFTYGDIDEAIEKVQSRPKPLALYVFTTNKEIERAVLENLSFGGGCVNDTLMHVATPYLPFGGVGESGIGSYHGFDSFNTFTHKKSVVKQTNRFDFAFRYPSSKNGLRMIRKILK; encoded by the coding sequence ATGAACAGCATCCCCTCTATCGTCAGCAAGCAGAAAGCCTACTTTGCGGCAGGGCATACGAGACCTCTCGAATCGAGACTGGACATGTTGCAGAAGCTGAAACAAGCCATCAAAACACATGAAGCCGATCTCATAGCCGCTCTCTATCAGGATCTCCACAAAAACGAACAAGAAGCATACACAACAGAAATCGGAATCGTGTTGAAGGAAATCAGCTTTGTGATGAAACGGCTCAGAAAATGGGCCAAGCCGAAACGAGTCAAAACGCCGCTGACTCATCTAGGCTCGAAAAGCATCATCATCCCTGAATCGTACGGTACCGTGTTGGTGATTGCGCCTTGGAACTATCCGCTGCAGCTCGCGCTTTCACCCTTGATTGGAGCTATTGCCGCCGGGAACACGGCTGTTCTCAAACCGTCGGAGTATACGCCGGCTGTTTCCGCTGTTCTTTCCAACCTCATCAGCAGCGTTTTTCCGTGTGATTATGTCGCGATGGCAGAAGGCGGGCCCGACGTCAGCACAGCGTTATTACAGCAGCCCTTTGACCATATTTTCTTTACCGGCAGTGTTGCCGTTGGAAAAATCGTCATGGAAGCCGCCTCCAAACAATTAATTCCGGTTACCTTGGAGCTCGGCGGCAAAAGCCCCTGCATTGTCCATAAGGATGCTGATATACAGCTTGCCGCCAAACGCATTGTCTTCGGGAAATTCACAAATGCGGGACAAACCTGTATCGCACCGGATTATGTAGTTGTCCATGAAGACATCAAAACAAAGCTCACAGAAGAAATGAAGCGTGTGATCAGTGAATTTTTTGGCACTCAGCCTGAACAAAATCCGCAGTACGGCAAAATCGTCAGTGAACGCCACTATCAGCGGCTGCTCGATTTTCTGAATGATGGCGTCCCGCTCACAGGCGGACAGTCTGATCCTGTCAATCACAAAATAGCGCCGACGATTCTTGATCAAGTGAAGGATGACTCTCCAGTGATGCAGGAGGAAATTTTCGGGCCGATTCTTCCGCTGTTTACTTATGGCGATATCGATGAAGCCATTGAGAAAGTCCAATCACGCCCAAAGCCGCTCGCTCTGTATGTTTTCACCACAAACAAAGAAATCGAGCGGGCTGTTTTAGAAAACCTGTCGTTTGGCGGCGGCTGTGTCAATGATACATTAATGCACGTCGCGACACCGTATTTGCCTTTCGGAGGCGTCGGGGAAAGCGGCATCGGCAGCTATCACGGCTTTGACAGCTTCAACACATTTACGCACAAAAAAAGCGTCGTCAAACAAACGAACCGCTTTGACTTCGCTTTCCGTTATCCTTCTTCCAAAAACGGGCTGCGGATGATTCGGAAAATACTCAAGTAA
- a CDS encoding YwdI family protein produces the protein MNIHISALIQKMEEELKKAKTAELDEELKRSVAVVRSLCDVVLDQPETASAPRIQPSSTPSPAAPPSTDQLMMEKMMGSAGLNKYRKQEKEKQEEDGNGESLFDF, from the coding sequence ATGAACATTCATATATCTGCTTTGATTCAAAAAATGGAAGAGGAGCTCAAAAAAGCGAAGACGGCTGAGCTAGATGAGGAGCTGAAGCGCTCGGTAGCGGTTGTCCGTTCTTTGTGTGATGTCGTGCTGGATCAGCCGGAGACAGCGAGTGCGCCCCGCATCCAGCCGAGCAGCACGCCGAGCCCTGCCGCGCCGCCATCGACAGATCAGCTGATGATGGAAAAAATGATGGGAAGCGCGGGATTAAACAAATATCGAAAGCAGGAAAAAGAGAAGCAGGAAGAGGACGGAAACGGAGAGTCTTTATTTGATTTTTAA
- a CDS encoding purine/pyrimidine permease, whose protein sequence is MKLILGALQWTAFIIAAAIVVPVAVAQSFHLDHSASARLIQSTFFVLGIAAVIQCVKGHRLPINESPAGLWWGVYTIYGGLTGTVFATYGDTLRGLQGALLVSAVCFFLLSIFKVIDRLAALFTPVVTGVYLLLLVMQLSQPIIKGILGIGYRKDGVDGLVFGLALVVVAAAFMMTNSTISFFKQYSILLALFGGWLLFAAAGAAKPMEMPDRLFQLPSLFPFGKPLFNSGLIITSIFITILLIVNMLASMKVVDIAVRKFGKQPDGHHHERHAGFAASFSHLLSGLTGAIAPVPISGAAGFIETTKMPSKKPFMLGSILVVFISVIPFFMNAFASLPSPVGFAVNFVVFSAMGGLALAEFDSYEKAELKRVRSVIGTSLLTGVGIMFVPETALKGLHPVFISLLSNGLVLGTLAAIAADQFQLWRRRRKSDNLVSSENKH, encoded by the coding sequence GTGAAGTTGATTCTTGGCGCGCTGCAATGGACAGCGTTTATCATTGCTGCGGCGATTGTTGTTCCGGTGGCGGTTGCCCAGTCGTTTCATCTGGATCACTCAGCTTCTGCGAGGTTGATCCAAAGCACCTTTTTTGTATTGGGAATTGCCGCCGTCATTCAGTGTGTGAAAGGCCACAGACTGCCGATCAATGAGAGCCCCGCCGGCTTGTGGTGGGGAGTGTATACGATCTACGGCGGGCTGACGGGAACTGTTTTTGCAACATATGGGGATACACTGCGCGGTTTGCAGGGAGCTCTTCTTGTAAGCGCTGTATGTTTCTTTTTGTTAAGCATCTTCAAGGTCATTGACCGGCTTGCAGCATTATTTACCCCGGTTGTAACAGGTGTCTATTTATTGCTGCTAGTCATGCAGCTGAGCCAGCCCATTATAAAAGGAATTCTCGGAATCGGCTACCGAAAGGACGGTGTGGACGGCTTAGTATTTGGTCTGGCCCTTGTAGTCGTTGCCGCCGCCTTTATGATGACCAATTCAACCATTTCGTTTTTTAAGCAATATTCGATTTTATTGGCCCTGTTCGGCGGGTGGCTGCTTTTTGCGGCTGCCGGAGCGGCAAAGCCGATGGAAATGCCGGATCGGCTGTTTCAGCTGCCTTCCTTGTTTCCTTTTGGCAAACCATTATTTAATAGCGGTCTGATTATCACCTCCATTTTTATTACCATCCTGCTGATCGTAAATATGCTGGCGAGCATGAAGGTTGTGGACATTGCTGTGAGGAAATTCGGCAAACAGCCGGATGGACACCATCATGAACGCCATGCCGGTTTTGCCGCCTCATTCAGCCATCTGCTGAGCGGTTTGACGGGAGCTATTGCCCCAGTCCCGATTTCGGGAGCAGCAGGTTTTATTGAGACGACGAAAATGCCGTCTAAAAAACCGTTTATGCTCGGCAGTATTCTTGTTGTCTTCATCAGCGTGATCCCGTTTTTTATGAATGCGTTTGCGAGCCTGCCGTCACCCGTTGGCTTTGCGGTAAACTTTGTCGTGTTTTCCGCGATGGGCGGTCTGGCCCTTGCAGAATTTGATTCGTATGAGAAAGCGGAACTGAAAAGGGTGCGGTCTGTGATCGGCACCTCACTGCTGACAGGGGTCGGTATCATGTTTGTTCCTGAAACGGCCTTAAAAGGTTTGCACCCGGTATTTATTTCGCTGTTAAGCAACGGGCTTGTATTAGGAACGCTTGCAGCAATAGCGGCAGACCAGTTCCAGCTTTGGCGGCGCAGGAGAAAATCCGACAATCTCGTGTCATCGGAGAACAAGCATTGA
- a CDS encoding DUF423 domain-containing protein yields the protein MKLFIILGAINALLAVGLGAFGAHGLEGKIPDKYLQVWHTGVQYHMYHALGLFVVAFLADKLSGIGSVTAAGWLMFAGIVLFSGSLYILSLTQVSILGAITPLGGVAFIISWIMIVVTAVKYL from the coding sequence ATGAAATTGTTTATCATATTAGGTGCCATTAATGCCCTGCTTGCCGTGGGGCTCGGGGCATTTGGCGCTCACGGTTTAGAAGGGAAAATTCCTGATAAATATCTTCAGGTTTGGCACACAGGCGTGCAGTATCATATGTATCACGCCCTTGGGCTTTTCGTTGTTGCCTTCCTGGCTGATAAATTATCCGGCATCGGCAGTGTCACGGCAGCCGGCTGGCTGATGTTCGCGGGAATTGTGCTGTTTTCCGGAAGCTTATATATTCTCAGTTTAACGCAAGTCTCCATTCTAGGGGCGATTACCCCGCTCGGCGGTGTGGCGTTTATTATTTCTTGGATTATGATCGTTGTCACAGCCGTTAAATATCTATAA
- the gerQ gene encoding spore coat protein GerQ has product MKPKKNQYQQMQGFDNMQGYQPQYGANPYPQQGQGGQMQTMGMQPMMPMQQGQQGQQGFGFPGQQGGGFQIPSGPTPSAPGQSIPGMLPVEESYIENILRLNRGKTATIYMTFENSKEWGSKIFRGVIEAAGRDHIILSDPKSGTRYLLLTIYLDYITFDEEIAYTYPYSMASYSPR; this is encoded by the coding sequence ATGAAACCGAAAAAAAATCAATATCAGCAAATGCAGGGATTTGATAACATGCAGGGGTATCAGCCTCAGTACGGCGCAAATCCGTACCCGCAGCAAGGCCAAGGCGGACAAATGCAGACGATGGGAATGCAGCCCATGATGCCAATGCAGCAGGGACAGCAAGGACAGCAGGGCTTCGGATTCCCGGGCCAGCAGGGCGGCGGGTTCCAAATCCCATCGGGCCCGACACCGTCGGCGCCGGGCCAAAGCATTCCCGGCATGCTGCCTGTTGAGGAATCATACATTGAGAACATTTTACGGCTAAACCGGGGAAAAACGGCCACTATTTATATGACATTTGAAAACAGCAAGGAATGGGGCTCAAAGATCTTTCGCGGCGTTATCGAGGCAGCGGGCCGGGATCACATTATCCTTAGCGACCCGAAATCAGGAACACGCTACCTGCTTCTGACCATTTATCTCGATTACATCACATTTGACGAAGAAATTGCGTATACGTATCCGTATTCCATGGCATCCTATTCCCCTAGATAA
- the spsA gene encoding spore coat dTDP-glycosyltransferase SpsA has protein sequence MPKVSVIMTSYNKSDYVAKSISSILSQTFTDFELFIMDDNSNEETLNAIRPFLNDNRVRFYQSDVSEVKERTEKTRYAALINQAIEMAEGEYITYATDDNIYMPDRLLKMVRELNAHPEKAVIYSASKTYHLNEDRDIVKETVRPAVNVTWNAPCAIDHCSVMHRYSVLEKVKEKFGSYWDESPAFYRIGDARFFWRVNHFYPFHPLAEELDLNYITDQSIHFQLFEAEKNEFVRNLPPQRNCRELRESLKKLGMG, from the coding sequence TTGCCGAAAGTATCTGTCATTATGACGAGTTATAACAAAAGCGATTATGTGGCAAAGTCCATTTCCAGCATACTCTCACAAACGTTTACAGACTTTGAACTGTTTATTATGGATGACAACTCCAATGAAGAGACGCTAAATGCAATCCGTCCTTTTTTGAATGATAACCGAGTGCGTTTTTATCAAAGCGATGTATCTGAAGTAAAAGAAAGAACGGAAAAAACGAGATACGCGGCGCTGATCAATCAGGCCATTGAGATGGCGGAAGGTGAATATATCACCTATGCGACGGATGACAACATTTATATGCCGGACCGGCTCCTCAAAATGGTTCGGGAGCTCAATGCTCATCCTGAAAAGGCTGTGATTTACTCAGCCTCCAAAACCTATCACTTAAACGAGGATCGCGACATTGTAAAAGAAACTGTCAGGCCGGCCGTTAACGTGACGTGGAATGCGCCGTGCGCCATCGACCATTGCTCGGTGATGCACAGGTATTCTGTGCTTGAAAAGGTAAAGGAGAAATTTGGCTCCTATTGGGATGAAAGCCCGGCGTTTTACCGGATTGGTGATGCCCGGTTCTTTTGGAGGGTCAATCATTTTTATCCATTTCACCCGCTGGCTGAGGAGCTGGATCTGAATTATATTACCGACCAATCGATTCACTTTCAGCTGTTTGAAGCAGAAAAAAATGAATTTGTACGGAACCTTCCCCCGCAGCGCAATTGCCGCGAGCTGCGTGAATCATTAAAAAAGCTTGGAATGGGGTGA
- a CDS encoding CDP-glycerol glycerophosphotransferase family protein, translating to MSAYLSNYWVLYRKYVELFDRLCYKGIPLGLISNFYQYISPELRVMMEEEPELFGPVDQHIDEGQIQPFFEEKIRSIAQTNNKPGKGKVILHYDYLRFTNENYYQFDPEKTAILARWSLPDYCDLPVISKREIAESCKKGDPKQYLETACSILAPFDDHPAFGDQAFRDRLFKDIPLFMEAIDTVDALFEQEEISAVVVGTAEDIYSRVLALMCHRREAVSICLQHGALMGDEAFIPVFTTYQAVFGAYEADWYKRKGCKPEQILVTGHPRFDQIFNRTPIDMSAFYRKLAFHPTKKIVLIATQPFSEDFYSGVLEGLADQKQLQIIIKPHPWEIGKNKLDLYHAAAKKHKACRVIKKELDLYDLLPYADAAVTQTSTVGLEAMLFQKPALIGKSSGNRTYPYYESLGHFMLDQPDKLVRTLVAVLQSPTVHQKAEEARQAFIAANYPVAESTNALFAQLKAKTGVDYRREDTE from the coding sequence TTGTCGGCCTATTTAAGCAATTATTGGGTGCTGTACCGGAAGTATGTGGAGCTTTTTGACAGACTGTGCTATAAGGGGATTCCGCTAGGGCTTATCAGTAACTTTTATCAATACATCAGCCCTGAGCTGCGAGTGATGATGGAAGAAGAACCAGAGTTATTCGGGCCGGTGGATCAGCATATCGACGAAGGGCAGATTCAGCCGTTTTTTGAAGAAAAAATACGCAGTATAGCCCAAACAAATAACAAACCAGGTAAGGGAAAAGTCATTTTGCACTATGATTATCTGCGTTTTACAAACGAAAATTACTATCAGTTTGATCCTGAAAAAACAGCTATTTTGGCCCGGTGGAGTTTGCCTGATTATTGTGATCTGCCTGTGATAAGCAAGCGTGAGATTGCGGAATCATGCAAAAAAGGCGATCCGAAGCAATATCTCGAAACAGCCTGTTCGATTCTCGCACCTTTTGATGACCACCCGGCATTCGGTGATCAAGCGTTTCGCGACCGGCTTTTCAAAGATATACCTTTATTTATGGAAGCCATTGATACGGTTGATGCGCTGTTTGAGCAGGAGGAGATTTCAGCCGTTGTCGTTGGAACGGCAGAAGATATTTACAGCAGGGTGCTCGCTCTTATGTGTCACAGGAGAGAAGCCGTCAGCATTTGTCTTCAGCATGGCGCATTGATGGGAGATGAAGCCTTTATTCCTGTTTTTACAACCTATCAGGCTGTTTTTGGCGCTTATGAAGCGGATTGGTACAAACGAAAAGGCTGCAAACCTGAGCAGATTCTCGTCACGGGACACCCCCGCTTCGATCAGATTTTTAACAGAACCCCTATCGACATGTCCGCATTTTATCGAAAACTTGCTTTTCATCCGACTAAAAAAATCGTGCTCATCGCGACTCAGCCTTTTTCGGAAGATTTTTATTCCGGTGTGCTAGAAGGGCTTGCCGATCAGAAGCAGCTGCAAATCATCATCAAACCACATCCTTGGGAAATCGGAAAAAACAAACTCGATCTGTATCATGCTGCGGCGAAAAAACATAAAGCATGCAGAGTTATCAAAAAGGAGCTGGACCTGTATGATTTGCTGCCGTATGCTGACGCCGCGGTGACGCAAACCTCAACGGTCGGACTTGAAGCCATGCTGTTTCAAAAGCCTGCGCTGATCGGGAAATCATCCGGAAACCGCACATACCCGTATTATGAGTCTCTTGGACATTTTATGTTAGATCAGCCGGATAAACTGGTGCGGACCTTGGTGGCGGTTCTGCAAAGTCCCACCGTGCATCAAAAAGCAGAAGAGGCGCGTCAGGCATTCATAGCGGCTAATTACCCGGTGGCAGAATCAACAAACGCTTTATTTGCGCAATTGAAAGCCAAAACGGGAGTTGATTACAGGCGGGAAGATACTGAATAA